The following are encoded together in the Macrobrachium rosenbergii isolate ZJJX-2024 chromosome 21, ASM4041242v1, whole genome shotgun sequence genome:
- the LOC136849363 gene encoding probable elastin-binding protein EbpS, whose amino-acid sequence MTEISVKSMVFGVAEMNSDILNATEVQDKRDRAVTSSASETEQQREAQLQGKRDRTLTSRASETEQHHEAQLQDKRDRAVTSRNSETEQQHKARLEDKKDRAVTSRTSETEQEPEARLQDKRNRTVTSRASEAEQQREARLQEIRDRAITSRASQTVQQ is encoded by the exons atGACTGAAATTAGTGTCAAATCCATGGTTTTTggggttgctgagatgaatagtgacattctcAATGCCACTGAAGTCCAA GATAAAAGAGATAGAGCTGTTACGTCTAGCGCTTCAGAGACAGAACAACAGCGTGAGGCCCAACTACAGGGTAAAAGAGATAGAACTCTTACGTCTAGAGCTTCAGAAACAGAACAACACCATGAGGCCCAACTACAGGATAAAAGAGATAGAGCTGTTACATCTAGAAATTCAGAGACAGAACAACAGCATAAGGCCCGACTAGAGGATAAAAAAGATAGAGCTGTTACATCTAGAACTTCAGAGACAGAACAAGAGCCTGAGGCCCGACTACAGGATAAGAGAAATAGAACTGTTACATCTAGAGCTTCAGAGGCAGAACAGCAGCGTGAGGCCCGACTACAGGAAATCAGAGATAGAGCTATTACATCTAGGGCTTCACAGACTGTACAACAGTGA
- the LOC136849364 gene encoding uncharacterized protein: MEMVCSYCHAKKFKSESPGICCKNGKAKLCQLEPPPQELLTYTSDDTSESKHFLSNIRKYNSCFQITSFGATSVVEQLGFPSTFTVQGKIYYKAGSLLLLPDQPPKFLQLYFIENVQIENDQRCSYNSGTRCQIVLNLQRMFHERNGLIKMFKTALEHMPTDEYKVVMRADRRPEGEHEWRCNNPQVNEVAVVISGNEFEQRDIVIQRRGELLQCISEMHRSYDGLQYPVIFPAVKMDIILTRDRSTQEQVKQLAGKFQRPCGNLNPNSPCMKDGKCTKKYPRKLIKETQTGNDSYPLYRRRAPEDGGVMGKLKICSNTEIEIDNSWVVQFSMLQSKMFHAHINLEYCNSVKSIKYVCRYVNKGSYMTVFGIRNEKTNDEVLRYQLGRYISSNEAVWRILGVPIHERHPTVEHLSIHLENGQRVYFTTESSPRMVDQPPNTTLTVFFQLCQQDPFARTLLYPQIPRYYTWKALRKVFCRRKVG, from the exons atggaaatggtttGTAGTTACTGTCATGCCAAGAAGTTTAAATCAGAGTCTCCTGGTATATGCTGCAAAAATGGAAAAGCGAAACTTTGCCAGCTGGAACCACCACCACAAGAACTTTTGACATATACATCAGATGATACATCAGAGTCAAAGCATTTTCTTAGTAACATCAGAAAATACAATTCATGTTTCCAAATAACATCATTTGGTGCCACATCAGTTGTTGAACAACTCGGATTTCCATCTACATTCACGGTGCAAGGAAAAATTTACTATAAAGCAGGATCGTTGCTTCTGCTGCCAGATCAACCACCAAAATTTCTACAactatattttattgaaaatgtacAAATAGAAAATGACCAGAGGTGCTCCTACAACTCAGGAACAAGATGTCAGATTGTGTTAAACTTGCAAAGGATGTTTCATGAGCGCAATGGtctaattaaaatgtttaaaacagcATTGGAACATATGCCAACAGATGAATATAAAGTAGTCATGAGAGCAGACCGTAGACCAGAAGGTGAACACGAGTGGCGCTGCAATAATCCTCAGGTAAATGAAGTTGCAGTGGTTATATCAGGCAATGAGTTTGAACAACGGGATATCGTAATTCAACGACGAGGCGAATTGTTGCAGTGCATCTCAGAAATGCATCGATCTTATGATGGTCTACAGTACCCAGTTATATTCCCAGCAGTGAAGATGGATATCATTCTAACCCGAGACAGGTCAACCCAAGAACAGGTGAAACAACTAGCAGGAAAGTTTCAGCG GCCGTGTGGAAATCTCAATCCCAACTCTCCTTGTATGAAGGACGGAAAGTGTACCAAGAAATATCCGAGAAAATTGATTAAAGAGACACAAACTGGAAATGACAGTTATCCTCTATATAGACGGCGAGCTCCAGAAGACGGAGGAGTCATGGGCAAACTAAAGATATGCAGCAACACAGAGATAGAAATTGACAATAGTTGGGTTGTACAGTTTTCAATGCTCCAGTCAAAAATGTTTCATGCACACATCAACTTGGAGTACTGCAACAGTGTGAAATCGATTAAATATGTGTGCAGGTATGTTAATAAAGGTAGTTATATGACTGTTTTCGGCATAAGGAATGAGAAAACAAACGATGAAGTGTTGCGGTACCAGTTAGGAAGATACATTAGCAGTAATGAGGCAGTTTGGCGAATCCTAGGAGTTCCAATTCACGAAAGACACCCTACTGTTGAGCACCTCAGCATCCATTTAGAAAATGGTCAGAGAGTCTATTTCACAACAGAGAGTTCCCCTAGAATGGTTGATCAGCCACCAAACACAACCTTAACAGTATTCTTTCAGTTGTGTCAGCAGGATCCTTTTGCAAGAACTTTGTTGTATCCTCAGATACCTCGATATTACACATGGAAAGCATTGAGGaaagttttctgtagaagaaaagttGGTTAG